One region of Syntrophobacter fumaroxidans MPOB genomic DNA includes:
- a CDS encoding aldehyde dehydrogenase family protein: MAAETGFRLTYSTMFDPPEVLHARFEEALARTRARLGREYGMLVNGKDLFAVDKFEDRSPADTEVILGVFQKGGPREAHAAVAAAREAFPKWSRTPWRERAALLRKAADRIDDRIFDIGVAMALEVGKNRMEALGDAAETADLIRYSCERMEAGNGFVAEMGRDPLQGFDSRNVSVLRPYGVWLVISPFNYPCALTGGPAGAALVAGNTVVVKPASLTPWSARLIAECMRDAGLPPGVINFVTGPGDTLGQALLDHPDVAGVTFTGSKEVGMGIWRAFARGPWVRPVILELGGKNPTIVSRNADLDDAASGITRSCFGLQGQKCSACSRVLVEAPVYNALADRLRAMTAKLVVGDPTERGVTMGPVISEGAQRDFRNFARELGQAGSFLTGGEVLTEGRYARGYFCAPTLVADVPLTHRLWKTEMFVPIALVAKVDNLNEAMQIANDADYGLTAGFYGSREEADRFFDGIQAGVVYANRPQGSTTGAWPGFQPFGGWKGSGSSGKNAGGLYYLPLYMHEQVRTMVRRL, translated from the coding sequence ATGGCGGCTGAAACCGGATTCAGACTCACCTATTCCACCATGTTCGATCCCCCCGAAGTCCTTCACGCGCGGTTCGAAGAGGCCCTGGCCCGGACCCGGGCACGACTGGGCCGGGAATACGGGATGCTGGTCAACGGGAAAGACCTTTTCGCCGTGGACAAGTTCGAGGACCGTTCACCAGCCGACACGGAGGTGATCCTGGGCGTGTTTCAAAAAGGAGGCCCGCGGGAGGCCCATGCGGCGGTTGCGGCCGCCAGGGAGGCCTTCCCGAAATGGAGTCGCACTCCCTGGCGGGAGCGAGCGGCGTTGTTGCGAAAAGCGGCCGACAGAATAGACGACCGCATTTTCGACATAGGCGTTGCGATGGCCCTGGAGGTGGGCAAGAATCGCATGGAGGCTCTCGGAGACGCGGCGGAAACCGCCGACCTGATTCGATATTCCTGTGAACGCATGGAGGCCGGCAACGGTTTCGTCGCCGAGATGGGACGCGATCCGTTGCAGGGGTTCGATTCGCGCAATGTTTCGGTCTTGCGGCCCTATGGGGTCTGGCTGGTCATCAGTCCGTTCAATTATCCGTGCGCGTTGACGGGAGGCCCGGCGGGAGCCGCCCTGGTCGCCGGCAACACCGTGGTGGTCAAGCCCGCTTCCCTCACGCCCTGGTCGGCTCGGCTGATTGCGGAGTGCATGCGTGATGCGGGGCTTCCCCCGGGGGTGATCAACTTCGTCACCGGCCCGGGCGACACCCTGGGCCAGGCTTTGCTCGACCATCCCGATGTGGCGGGAGTCACCTTCACCGGTTCGAAAGAAGTCGGCATGGGCATCTGGCGCGCTTTTGCCAGGGGGCCGTGGGTGCGCCCCGTCATCCTGGAACTGGGCGGCAAGAATCCGACGATCGTCTCGCGTAACGCCGATCTCGATGACGCTGCAAGCGGGATAACCCGCTCCTGCTTCGGGCTGCAGGGGCAGAAATGCTCGGCATGCTCGAGAGTGCTGGTCGAGGCGCCCGTCTACAATGCCTTGGCGGACCGCTTGAGAGCAATGACGGCGAAGCTGGTCGTCGGGGACCCGACCGAGCGCGGCGTCACCATGGGACCCGTAATCAGCGAAGGCGCGCAACGCGATTTCAGGAATTTCGCCCGGGAGCTGGGACAAGCCGGGAGCTTCCTGACCGGCGGTGAAGTGCTGACGGAAGGCCGGTACGCAAGGGGCTATTTCTGCGCTCCGACGCTGGTGGCCGACGTGCCCCTGACCCATCGCCTGTGGAAGACCGAGATGTTCGTCCCCATCGCCCTGGTGGCGAAGGTCGACAACCTAAATGAGGCGATGCAAATCGCAAACGACGCGGACTATGGCCTCACCGCCGGCTTTTACGGTTCGCGGGAAGAAGCGGACCGGTTTTTCGACGGCATCCAGGCGGGCGTCGTTTACGCCAATCGTCCCCAGGGGTCCACCACCGGCGCCTGGCCGGGGTTCCAGCCTTTCGGGGGATGGAAGGGGTCGGGCTCGAGCGGGAAGAATGCGGGAGGACTGTATTACCTGCCGCTCTACATGCACGAGCAGGTTCGCACGATGGTGCGGCGTCTTTAA
- a CDS encoding SpoIIE family protein phosphatase → MKNRGLAFKLMVFILASSACIFSAAFSYNYYSSKKTVIRDVEENARNLARSTVYRIESVLQGVEKVPLNMASVIGRYPYGVVDIFHLVQSAVANNPEVYGSIIAYEPYNYEPDTEYFAPYCYRGSNGSIKSEVLGGEDYRYFVMDWYQIPKLLKEVVWSEPYYDEGGGNIVMATVSVPFYKEADGEKDFQGIVTADISLSWLTEILSSVTIYRTGYAFVITRNGVFVTYPDNGFIMRKSIFSIAEENADRNLRDIGRDMIAGREDFIPLVDFASGKKSWMYYAPLPSNGWSVGVIFPEDELYADVWDLGKEVVIIGLIGFLFLFFTVAMISQTITRPLRFLDATTHEIAKGNLDIELPEPRSNDEIGRLTRSFKEMKSALKEYIANLAETTASKERMESELKIARTIQMSFLPKRFPSLPETEVVEVFATLEPAREIGGDLYDFFFLDRDHLFFVVGDVSGKGIPAALFMAVSKTLLKGVTELGMEPSEVLERVNAELCIDNESMMFVTVFCAVLDLRTGELRYSNGGHVPPVLLREGGEPVWVEIPPGVFLGTFDDARYKTGTLSLIPGDTILVYTDGVSEAMDARRELYTGARLMTALRSVPDGSPETVVREVLESVRDYSSGEPQADDITILAVRFKAFKT, encoded by the coding sequence ATGAAGAACCGCGGTCTCGCTTTCAAGTTGATGGTTTTCATCCTCGCCAGTAGTGCCTGCATTTTCAGCGCGGCCTTTTCCTACAATTACTATTCGTCGAAGAAGACCGTCATCAGGGATGTGGAGGAAAATGCCAGGAATCTTGCACGATCGACGGTGTACCGGATCGAGAGCGTGCTGCAGGGAGTGGAAAAGGTCCCCCTGAACATGGCTTCCGTCATTGGGCGGTATCCCTACGGCGTGGTCGATATCTTCCACCTGGTGCAGTCGGCCGTTGCCAACAACCCGGAAGTCTACGGCTCCATAATTGCCTACGAGCCGTACAACTACGAACCGGATACCGAATACTTCGCGCCCTACTGCTACCGGGGGAGCAACGGCAGTATCAAGTCCGAAGTCCTCGGCGGCGAGGACTATCGGTACTTCGTCATGGACTGGTACCAGATTCCCAAGTTGCTCAAAGAGGTGGTCTGGAGCGAGCCGTATTACGATGAGGGGGGCGGCAACATCGTCATGGCCACGGTTTCCGTTCCATTTTACAAGGAAGCCGACGGCGAGAAGGATTTCCAGGGCATCGTGACGGCCGATATCTCACTGTCGTGGCTCACGGAGATCCTGTCCTCGGTGACGATATACCGAACGGGGTATGCCTTCGTCATCACGCGCAACGGGGTCTTCGTCACGTATCCGGACAACGGTTTCATCATGCGCAAGAGCATCTTCAGCATTGCCGAGGAGAATGCGGATCGGAACCTGCGCGACATCGGCAGAGACATGATCGCGGGCCGCGAAGACTTCATTCCCCTGGTGGACTTCGCTTCCGGGAAAAAATCCTGGATGTACTACGCTCCTCTGCCTTCCAACGGCTGGTCCGTCGGAGTCATTTTCCCCGAGGACGAGCTGTACGCGGATGTCTGGGACCTGGGAAAGGAAGTGGTCATCATCGGCCTGATCGGTTTCCTGTTCCTCTTCTTCACGGTGGCGATGATCTCCCAGACCATCACCAGGCCGCTCCGTTTTCTGGACGCGACCACGCACGAGATTGCCAAAGGCAACCTGGACATCGAGCTTCCGGAACCGAGGAGCAACGACGAAATCGGCCGCCTGACCCGTTCTTTCAAAGAGATGAAGTCGGCGCTCAAGGAGTATATCGCCAACCTCGCCGAGACCACCGCATCCAAGGAGCGGATGGAGAGCGAGCTGAAGATCGCCCGGACCATTCAGATGAGCTTTCTGCCCAAGCGGTTCCCGTCGCTTCCCGAAACGGAGGTGGTCGAAGTTTTCGCCACTCTCGAGCCGGCCAGGGAAATCGGCGGGGATTTGTACGACTTCTTTTTTCTGGACCGTGACCATCTCTTCTTCGTTGTGGGCGACGTTTCGGGAAAAGGCATTCCCGCCGCTCTTTTCATGGCGGTGAGCAAGACCCTGTTGAAAGGGGTGACCGAGCTCGGCATGGAACCGTCGGAGGTCCTGGAGCGGGTGAATGCCGAGCTTTGCATCGACAACGAATCCATGATGTTCGTGACGGTGTTTTGCGCCGTTCTCGACCTGAGAACGGGAGAGCTGCGCTATTCCAACGGAGGCCACGTGCCGCCGGTCCTGCTGCGCGAGGGAGGGGAGCCGGTCTGGGTGGAAATCCCCCCCGGGGTTTTTCTGGGAACCTTCGATGATGCCCGGTACAAGACCGGGACATTGAGTCTGATCCCCGGTGACACGATCCTGGTGTATACGGACGGGGTCTCGGAAGCGATGGATGCCCGGCGTGAGCTGTACACGGGCGCCAGGCTCATGACGGCGCTCCGGTCCGTCCCCGACGGGTCGCCGGAAACGGTCGTGAGGGAGGTCCTCGAGTCCGTCCGGGATTATTCCTCCGGAGAGCCCCAGGCCGACGACATCACGATCCTGGCCGTTCGATTCAAGGCATTCAAGACCTAG
- a CDS encoding ABC transporter substrate-binding protein, which produces MRKFWSIFTALLLLWATDSLAQESSRRVSYLPHWLPQSQFAGYYVACEKGFYRKHGIDIEILRGGPDRSPMEYLRRGRADFAGSFLSCAIRERVRGLRLINIAQIIQRSTQMLIAKKSSGIESPKDMDGRRVGLWGADFQVLPKAFFMKYDLNVKEIEQGPTMNLFLRGAVDVASAMWYNEYHTVLNSGVNEDELTTFFFSDHCVNLPEDGLYALEDTCKKDPEKCRRFVTASLEGWAYAFRRPEEALDIVMKYVDEANVATNRCHQKWMLERMKDVILPPGLDVPVGVLREEDYANVVKVLETGGLEGEVPAYSSFFLNCVEQ; this is translated from the coding sequence ATGAGGAAATTCTGGAGTATTTTCACCGCGCTCTTGCTCCTTTGGGCCACCGACTCGCTTGCCCAGGAGTCGTCCCGGAGAGTGTCCTACCTCCCGCACTGGCTGCCCCAGTCGCAGTTTGCCGGGTACTATGTGGCCTGCGAAAAGGGATTCTACAGGAAGCACGGCATCGACATCGAGATCCTCCGCGGCGGTCCGGACCGGTCCCCCATGGAATACCTGCGCCGGGGGCGCGCGGATTTTGCCGGCAGTTTTCTGTCCTGCGCCATTCGAGAACGAGTACGCGGGTTGCGGTTGATCAACATCGCGCAGATCATCCAGCGTTCCACTCAAATGCTTATCGCGAAAAAATCCAGTGGAATCGAGTCGCCCAAGGACATGGACGGCCGCAGAGTGGGTTTGTGGGGGGCGGATTTCCAGGTTCTGCCGAAGGCTTTCTTTATGAAGTACGATCTGAACGTCAAGGAAATCGAGCAGGGGCCGACCATGAACCTCTTCCTCCGGGGGGCGGTGGATGTGGCGTCGGCGATGTGGTACAACGAGTACCATACCGTGCTCAATTCCGGAGTCAACGAAGACGAGCTCACGACGTTCTTCTTTTCCGATCATTGCGTGAATCTGCCCGAAGACGGCCTGTATGCCCTGGAAGATACCTGCAAAAAAGATCCGGAGAAATGCCGCCGGTTCGTGACGGCTTCGCTGGAAGGGTGGGCCTATGCCTTCAGGCGCCCTGAAGAAGCGTTGGACATCGTGATGAAGTACGTCGATGAGGCGAACGTGGCAACCAACCGTTGCCACCAGAAGTGGATGCTCGAGCGCATGAAAGACGTCATCCTTCCCCCCGGCCTCGATGTTCCCGTGGGAGTCCTCCGGGAAGAAGACTATGCAAATGTCGTGAAAGTGCTCGAGACCGGCGGGTTGGAGGGTGAGGTGCCGGCATATTCCTCTTTTTTCTTGAACTGTGTTGAGCAATGA
- a CDS encoding response regulator, whose amino-acid sequence MKKILLVEDNEDNRELVCALIGDAFDVESCTDAVEALALLDNPQTHLPDLMLVDISLPGMDGIQFLFRIRSDPRLAGIPAIALTAHAMKDDKERFIGSGFDGYFSKPIVDEMLLIETINTVIESRGRGRE is encoded by the coding sequence ATGAAGAAAATCCTATTGGTCGAGGACAACGAAGACAACCGGGAACTGGTGTGCGCTCTGATTGGAGATGCCTTCGATGTCGAGAGCTGTACGGACGCGGTTGAAGCTCTGGCTCTGCTCGACAATCCGCAAACGCATCTGCCGGACTTGATGCTCGTGGACATTTCGCTGCCGGGGATGGACGGCATCCAGTTCCTCTTCCGGATCCGCTCGGACCCCCGGCTGGCGGGTATTCCGGCGATCGCTCTGACGGCTCATGCCATGAAAGACGACAAGGAACGGTTCATCGGATCGGGTTTCGACGGCTATTTCAGCAAGCCCATTGTGGACGAGATGCTGCTCATCGAAACCATCAACACCGTAATCGAGTCGAGAGGCAGGGGGCGGGAATGA